In Paenibacillus sp. 1781tsa1, one DNA window encodes the following:
- a CDS encoding TetR/AcrR family transcriptional regulator translates to MNPIHEMNEKKKLIITTALKLFSSKGSAATSMQEIAELCGMSKGSLYIMFKSKEELEASTLEYCMYTLMDEMTQIEHETSLSSRERLHKQIETLLIHVAEFKEFLRVQLRSMMLDDEQQRKEQCHPQQRDLEIRTLHWFKDKLEEQYGPEIEPYTIDLILLTHGLFLSYVKIWFTEMPSLTVNKMATNLLQMMDYAAHGFLNQRPEPLIPLEEWPAWITEAQPDSTVMRHPIHIIKQMQDIAASDLPAGQPKNDALETIAILRQEMMEFTPRRAIILGMMHNLENVTAIQPLHSELQHILDAMYSRFIPADSSHT, encoded by the coding sequence ATGAACCCTATACATGAAATGAATGAGAAGAAAAAACTCATCATTACTACAGCACTCAAGCTATTCTCATCCAAAGGCAGTGCTGCAACATCCATGCAAGAGATTGCCGAACTATGCGGGATGTCCAAAGGCAGCCTGTATATCATGTTCAAATCCAAAGAGGAATTGGAAGCCAGTACGCTGGAGTACTGCATGTACACGCTGATGGACGAGATGACGCAGATTGAGCATGAAACCAGCCTCTCCTCAAGAGAGCGCCTGCACAAGCAGATTGAAACACTACTCATTCATGTAGCCGAATTCAAGGAATTTTTGCGGGTACAATTGCGAAGCATGATGCTGGATGATGAACAGCAACGCAAGGAACAGTGCCACCCACAGCAAAGAGATCTGGAGATCCGTACCTTACATTGGTTCAAGGATAAGCTTGAAGAGCAGTATGGACCTGAGATTGAACCATATACGATTGATCTTATTTTGTTGACACACGGACTGTTCCTCTCCTATGTCAAAATCTGGTTTACAGAGATGCCATCTCTCACTGTTAACAAAATGGCAACAAACTTGCTGCAAATGATGGACTATGCCGCACATGGATTTCTTAACCAGCGACCTGAGCCTTTGATTCCTCTGGAGGAATGGCCTGCCTGGATTACCGAGGCCCAACCAGATTCCACGGTGATGCGACATCCTATCCATATCATCAAACAAATGCAGGATATTGCCGCCTCCGATTTACCCGCAGGGCAACCGAAGAATGATGCTCTTGAAACCATTGCCATTCTCAGACAGGAGATGATGGAATTCACGCCGCGGCGTGCCATTATTCTGGGCATGATGCACAATCTGGAGAACGTAACTGCCATTCAACCCTTGCATTCCGAGCTTCAGCATATTTTGGATGCCATGTATAGCCGGTTCATCCCTGCTGACTCGTCACACACATAA
- a CDS encoding phospholipase D family protein has protein sequence MLYQTYKPLPPGISYESPEYRVDQVDFLHDLTYPSSDGQMQHEQQIFQRMMQIVEEAEQFVLVDMFLFNNYQHKGQNFPPVSTEFTEALVAKKNQHPDMDIWFITDEVNTNYNSAPNPLLEQMKQAGIHVVITDVDPLRDSTPVYSAVWRTFFQWFGQSGDGWIKNLMATDGPDVTVRSYLKLLNVKANHRKVVVSEKTAIVSSGNIHDASAYHSNIAFEVTGPVIGDILQSEQAVLDISGGGQVPAYTAPSSDSNKGDLRIRYLTEGKVNEAVLHEINQAGKGDTLWMGMFYVASPQVLEALLEAAKRGTEIRLVLDPNENAFGQEKIGIPNRPVAAELHDKSDGKIQIRWYNTTKEQYHTKMIYLAKATGDHIVLGGSTNFTPRNMNDYNLENDLWVAAPPDNKFTRDIANYFERIWNNDDAEFTLNLDEFQEKTTFLKGILYKLQLILGLTTF, from the coding sequence ATGCTCTATCAGACCTACAAACCATTACCACCGGGTATTTCCTATGAAAGTCCCGAGTATCGTGTGGATCAAGTCGATTTCCTGCATGACCTCACCTATCCTTCCTCTGACGGACAGATGCAGCACGAACAGCAGATCTTCCAGCGCATGATGCAGATTGTGGAGGAAGCAGAGCAGTTTGTCCTGGTGGATATGTTCCTGTTCAATAATTATCAGCACAAGGGGCAGAACTTTCCTCCCGTGAGTACTGAATTCACCGAAGCTCTGGTCGCCAAAAAAAATCAGCATCCTGATATGGACATCTGGTTTATTACAGATGAAGTAAATACCAACTATAACTCAGCACCCAATCCGTTGCTGGAACAGATGAAACAAGCAGGCATTCATGTAGTCATCACGGATGTGGACCCTTTGCGTGATTCAACTCCGGTATACTCTGCGGTCTGGCGAACCTTCTTCCAATGGTTTGGTCAATCGGGGGATGGCTGGATCAAGAACCTGATGGCCACAGATGGTCCGGATGTAACTGTGCGTTCCTATCTCAAGCTGCTCAATGTGAAGGCGAATCATCGCAAAGTTGTGGTTAGTGAGAAGACGGCGATTGTCTCTTCCGGCAATATCCATGATGCGAGTGCTTACCACTCGAACATTGCATTTGAAGTAACAGGTCCAGTCATTGGGGATATTCTACAGTCAGAGCAAGCTGTGCTTGATATCTCAGGCGGAGGCCAGGTTCCTGCCTACACCGCTCCTTCTTCGGATTCGAACAAGGGAGATTTACGAATACGCTATTTAACTGAAGGAAAAGTGAATGAAGCTGTACTCCATGAGATCAATCAGGCTGGCAAAGGAGATACCTTATGGATGGGCATGTTCTATGTGGCCTCTCCCCAAGTATTGGAAGCCCTGCTGGAAGCCGCCAAACGAGGAACCGAGATCCGGCTTGTACTGGATCCAAATGAAAATGCCTTTGGTCAGGAAAAGATCGGCATTCCGAATCGTCCTGTCGCCGCCGAACTGCATGATAAATCCGACGGTAAAATACAGATCCGCTGGTATAACACCACCAAGGAGCAATACCATACCAAGATGATCTATCTTGCCAAAGCAACCGGAGATCATATTGTCCTCGGCGGTTCAACCAACTTCACACCTCGAAACATGAATGACTACAATCTGGAGAATGATCTATGGGTTGCTGCACCTCCAGACAATAAGTTCACGCGCGATATCGCGAATTATTTTGAGCGTATTTGGAATAATGATGATGCCGAGTTTACGCTAAACCTGGATGAGTTTCAGGAGAAGACAACGTTCTTGAAAGGTATCCTATATAAGCTGCAGCTGATACTGGGTCTTACGACCTTTTGA
- a CDS encoding multidrug efflux SMR transporter codes for MAWMAIVGAGICEIFGVIGINGASTRKGWPYIVLMLVSFVFSFSLLSYAMTSIPMGTAYAVWTGIGTVGSTLTGMFLFGERKEAKRILFIAMILVAAVGLKLIT; via the coding sequence ATGGCTTGGATGGCAATTGTGGGTGCAGGGATATGTGAAATTTTCGGTGTGATCGGTATTAATGGTGCTTCTACTCGCAAAGGCTGGCCTTATATCGTACTGATGCTTGTATCGTTTGTATTCAGTTTCTCGCTGTTATCTTACGCCATGACGTCCATTCCCATGGGCACAGCGTATGCGGTGTGGACCGGAATCGGGACGGTAGGCAGCACGTTAACAGGCATGTTCCTGTTCGGTGAACGGAAAGAAGCGAAGCGTATCCTGTTTATCGCGATGATTTTGGTTGCAGCGGTTGGCTTGAAACTGATCACGTAA
- a CDS encoding efflux RND transporter permease subunit translates to MKGIINFSLNNKFAIWILTIIISFAGLYSGLTMKQETIPNINVPFLNVTAIDPGAAPEGIVEDVTKPLEVKLRNVDGVKTVTSTSMENAASITLEFDYGTDLTNATATVREALNEVQLPDSVQKPTISKFSINSFPVVSLSLSDKDGGDLEQLTRLVESDIQPALEDIDGVAQVQVSGQYVKEVQLKFDQAKMAELGLTEDTVNGIVQGSSIRVPLGLFELDKSQKAVVVDGNIVDIDDLKNLAIPVVPGGAGASAGNGSSAAPQGSGAPTGEGSAAGEAAQGTAPGSAQGTDQAAGQAAGGNASVGSPSGAANAPGIPTVKLSEIAKIEVIGQAESISRTDGKESIGISVVKSNDANTVDVVNAVKDKAEELQKQFKNADLTVLLDQGKPIQDSVNTMLGKAVFGALFAILIILLFLRNIRSTIISIISIPLSLLMALTALNMMDITLNMMTLGAMTVAIGRVVDDSIVVIENIYRRLTLKGEKLKGRELVREATREMFIPILSSTIVTIAVFLPLALVSGMVGELFLPFALTMVFALLASLIVAITIVPMLAHSLFRKGIKNKQNHEEKPGKMAEGYKRLLNWTLSHKFITVSIAVILLVGSLFLYPFIGASFLPEQQDKYVTITYSPQTGALREDVEKEALVAEKWLLKQPGLEKMQYSIGGSNPLSSMGGGSSNSALFYIEYNEDTKDFTKVKEQLVEGLKKEVTVGTWSELDMSGGLGGSGLSLSIYGDNVEQLKPVSDEILKLVEADTDNFEKADTTLADTYGQYTLVADQEKLSSLGLTAGQLAMALSPARERPVLTEVDIDNKTYKVYVETDDKTFSSINEIEDETVTSPLGIEVPIKDVAKVEEGTSPNSIMQIDGKVVVQVTANILASDVTKASNNLQAEIDKLDLPDGVEVKFGGTTEQINDTFTQLGLAMLAAIAIVYFVLVVTFGGGLAPFAILFSLPFTVIGIMVGLFIAGGTLDVSAMMGGLMLIGIVVTNAIVLIDRVIHKEKEGMPTREALLEAGATRLRPILMTALATIGALLPLVTGLEESAGIISKGLGITVIGGLISSTLLTLVIVPIVYEFLMKFKKKRIED, encoded by the coding sequence ATGAAAGGTATTATTAATTTTTCACTGAACAACAAGTTTGCGATCTGGATTCTGACAATCATCATCTCATTTGCAGGTTTGTACAGCGGATTGACGATGAAGCAAGAGACTATTCCGAACATCAACGTACCGTTTCTGAATGTCACTGCCATTGATCCGGGGGCTGCACCGGAGGGAATTGTTGAAGATGTCACGAAGCCACTGGAAGTCAAACTGCGGAATGTTGATGGCGTTAAGACGGTTACCTCCACGTCCATGGAGAATGCAGCATCCATCACACTCGAATTTGATTATGGAACAGATCTGACCAACGCAACGGCAACCGTTCGTGAGGCACTGAATGAAGTACAACTGCCTGACAGCGTACAGAAGCCGACCATTTCCAAGTTCAGCATTAACTCTTTCCCGGTTGTATCTCTAAGCCTGTCCGACAAGGACGGCGGTGACCTGGAACAATTGACACGACTGGTTGAATCGGATATCCAGCCTGCACTCGAAGACATTGACGGTGTAGCTCAGGTTCAGGTGTCAGGTCAATATGTAAAAGAAGTTCAATTGAAGTTTGATCAGGCCAAAATGGCCGAGCTGGGCCTAACGGAAGATACGGTAAACGGCATCGTTCAAGGTTCATCCATTCGTGTGCCCCTGGGACTGTTCGAACTGGATAAATCTCAGAAAGCCGTTGTCGTAGATGGTAACATCGTCGATATCGATGATCTGAAAAACCTCGCCATTCCAGTCGTACCCGGCGGTGCCGGCGCTTCTGCAGGCAATGGCTCAAGCGCAGCTCCACAAGGCTCTGGAGCACCAACAGGTGAAGGCTCGGCGGCTGGTGAAGCAGCTCAAGGTACAGCTCCTGGCTCTGCACAAGGAACAGACCAGGCCGCAGGCCAAGCAGCTGGCGGTAATGCCAGTGTAGGTAGTCCTTCTGGTGCTGCCAATGCGCCTGGCATTCCAACTGTAAAACTAAGTGAAATTGCCAAGATCGAAGTCATCGGTCAAGCGGAATCCATTTCCCGGACAGACGGCAAGGAATCCATCGGTATTTCCGTTGTAAAATCCAATGACGCCAACACGGTTGATGTCGTGAATGCAGTCAAAGACAAAGCGGAAGAATTGCAGAAGCAGTTCAAAAACGCAGACCTGACTGTACTGCTTGACCAAGGTAAACCGATCCAGGACTCGGTGAATACGATGCTGGGCAAAGCCGTTTTTGGTGCTTTGTTTGCTATCCTGATCATCTTGCTGTTCCTGCGTAATATTCGTTCAACCATTATCTCCATTATCTCGATCCCGCTCTCCTTGCTCATGGCATTGACTGCGCTCAATATGATGGATATTACCTTGAACATGATGACACTGGGTGCCATGACGGTTGCCATCGGACGGGTTGTCGATGACTCCATCGTTGTTATTGAGAACATCTACCGCAGATTAACACTCAAAGGTGAGAAACTGAAAGGCCGTGAACTGGTTCGCGAAGCAACGCGCGAGATGTTCATTCCCATTCTTTCTTCCACGATCGTAACGATTGCGGTATTCCTGCCACTGGCATTGGTAAGCGGTATGGTGGGCGAGCTGTTCCTGCCATTTGCATTGACCATGGTATTCGCCTTGCTGGCATCCCTGATCGTTGCCATTACCATCGTGCCGATGCTTGCGCATTCCCTGTTCCGTAAAGGAATCAAGAACAAGCAGAATCACGAAGAGAAACCAGGCAAGATGGCGGAAGGTTATAAACGCCTGCTGAACTGGACCCTGTCACACAAATTCATTACGGTCAGTATTGCAGTAATCCTGCTGGTCGGCAGTTTGTTCCTGTACCCATTCATCGGTGCAAGCTTCTTGCCGGAACAACAGGATAAATATGTGACGATTACGTACAGCCCGCAAACCGGAGCTTTGCGTGAAGATGTAGAAAAAGAAGCACTTGTTGCCGAGAAGTGGTTGTTGAAACAACCGGGTCTGGAGAAAATGCAATATTCCATCGGCGGAAGCAATCCACTGAGCAGTATGGGTGGCGGCAGCTCCAACTCGGCTCTCTTCTATATTGAATATAACGAAGATACAAAAGACTTCACCAAAGTGAAGGAACAACTAGTCGAAGGCTTGAAGAAAGAAGTTACCGTAGGAACCTGGAGTGAGCTCGACATGTCCGGCGGTCTGGGTGGCAGTGGCCTGAGCCTATCCATCTATGGCGATAATGTAGAGCAGCTCAAACCTGTATCGGACGAAATTCTGAAACTGGTTGAAGCGGATACGGATAATTTTGAAAAAGCAGACACGACACTCGCTGACACCTACGGGCAGTATACGCTCGTGGCAGATCAGGAGAAATTAAGTTCCCTGGGCTTGACTGCAGGCCAACTGGCTATGGCACTGAGCCCGGCACGCGAACGTCCTGTGCTCACAGAAGTCGATATTGATAACAAAACGTATAAAGTATATGTAGAGACCGACGATAAAACATTCAGCAGCATTAATGAGATTGAGGATGAAACCGTCACTTCACCGCTTGGCATTGAAGTACCGATCAAAGATGTTGCCAAAGTGGAAGAAGGTACATCCCCGAACTCCATCATGCAAATTGATGGTAAGGTTGTTGTACAAGTGACAGCCAACATTCTGGCTTCGGATGTAACGAAGGCTTCAAATAACTTACAGGCTGAGATCGACAAGTTGGATCTGCCTGATGGCGTTGAAGTGAAGTTCGGCGGTACAACCGAACAGATCAATGATACCTTTACTCAGCTTGGTCTCGCCATGCTGGCGGCCATCGCTATTGTATACTTCGTGCTCGTAGTTACATTCGGCGGCGGTTTGGCACCATTCGCCATCCTGTTCTCCCTGCCATTTACGGTTATTGGTATTATGGTAGGTCTGTTCATCGCTGGTGGTACACTTGACGTCTCCGCCATGATGGGTGGATTGATGCTTATCGGGATCGTGGTCACCAACGCCATCGTGTTGATCGACCGTGTTATTCACAAGGAAAAAGAGGGTATGCCTACCCGTGAAGCCTTGCTGGAAGCCGGTGCAACACGTCTGCGTCCAATTCTGATGACTGCTCTCGCAACCATCGGTGCCCTGTTGCCATTGGTTACGGGCCTCGAAGAAAGTGCGGGGATCATCTCCAAAGGATTGGGAATTACCGTAATCGGCGGTCTGATCAGCTCCACGCTGCTCACGCTGGTTATCGTACCGATTGTGTATGAGTTCCTGATGAAATTCAAAAAGAAAAGAATTGAAGATTAA
- the hydA gene encoding dihydropyrimidinase, producing MSTRKLIRNGVLVTASDTFEADILIEKGKITQIGIGLVPDERTEMVDAAGCYVIPGGIDPHTHLDMPFGGTVTADDFATGTTAAAFGGTTTIIDFCLTQKGRPLIESLQEWHAKAEGKAVIDYGFHLMIGEMNDQVFGELPQIIEEEGVSSFKVFMAYKNQFQADDGILFQTLQKAKEYGALVMVHAENGDVIDLLVRQALAEGRTEPIHHALTRPSMLEGEATGRAARLAALADSQLYVVHVTCAEAVEQIARMREMGYRIWGETCPQYLTLDQSIMDQPDFEGAKYVWSPPLREAAHQEVLWNALKSGQLQTIGSDHCSFNFKGQKDLGKDDFSKIPNGGPVIEDRLSILYSEGVVKGRITLNQWVDLCSTRASKLFGLFPQKGTLAVGTDADIVIFDPSVNRVISADTHHMNVDYSAFEGMQVQGCPVTVLCRGEYVIRDRKYAGTAGAGQYVKRNKYDAGVPMPLKQPVAAVNGGIS from the coding sequence ATGAGTACCCGCAAATTGATTCGTAATGGTGTGTTGGTCACAGCGTCAGATACCTTTGAAGCAGATATTTTGATCGAAAAGGGTAAAATTACACAGATTGGCATCGGACTGGTGCCTGACGAACGAACGGAAATGGTGGATGCAGCCGGCTGTTACGTTATTCCGGGCGGTATCGACCCGCATACACATCTGGATATGCCATTCGGTGGAACAGTAACAGCGGACGATTTTGCAACGGGAACGACAGCGGCAGCATTTGGCGGTACAACGACGATTATTGATTTCTGCCTGACACAAAAAGGCCGTCCATTAATCGAATCCCTCCAGGAGTGGCATGCCAAAGCCGAGGGTAAAGCCGTTATCGACTATGGTTTCCATCTGATGATTGGGGAGATGAATGATCAGGTGTTTGGGGAGTTACCGCAGATCATTGAAGAAGAGGGTGTGTCATCCTTTAAGGTGTTCATGGCGTATAAAAACCAGTTTCAAGCCGATGACGGGATTCTCTTCCAGACGTTGCAAAAGGCAAAAGAGTATGGCGCACTCGTCATGGTGCATGCCGAGAACGGGGATGTTATTGACCTGCTGGTTCGACAAGCACTCGCCGAAGGGCGCACGGAGCCAATTCATCATGCGCTGACTCGTCCATCCATGCTGGAGGGAGAAGCGACAGGCCGAGCGGCACGACTGGCTGCACTTGCGGATTCACAGTTGTATGTGGTGCATGTGACCTGTGCGGAGGCTGTGGAGCAGATCGCGCGTATGCGTGAAATGGGTTACCGAATCTGGGGGGAGACCTGTCCTCAGTATTTGACGTTGGATCAGTCGATCATGGATCAGCCGGACTTTGAGGGTGCAAAGTATGTCTGGTCACCGCCGCTGCGGGAAGCAGCGCATCAGGAAGTACTATGGAACGCATTGAAAAGTGGTCAGCTACAGACGATTGGCTCTGATCATTGCTCGTTTAATTTCAAAGGACAGAAGGATCTGGGCAAGGATGATTTCAGCAAAATTCCGAACGGGGGGCCTGTCATTGAAGATCGCCTCAGTATTCTGTATTCGGAAGGTGTAGTCAAAGGGCGGATTACGCTCAATCAATGGGTTGATCTATGTTCGACAAGAGCAAGTAAGTTATTTGGATTGTTTCCGCAGAAAGGGACTCTGGCTGTAGGGACAGATGCGGATATCGTTATTTTTGACCCCTCTGTAAACAGGGTGATCTCGGCAGATACGCATCATATGAATGTTGATTACAGTGCATTTGAAGGCATGCAGGTACAGGGTTGTCCGGTGACGGTGTTGTGCCGTGGGGAGTATGTCATTCGAGATCGGAAGTATGCCGGGACAGCGGGAGCAGGGCAATATGTGAAGCGCAACAAATATGATGCAGGTGTACCCATGCCATTGAAACAGCCTGTGGCGGCAGTGAATGGAGGGATAAGCTGA
- a CDS encoding PucR family transcriptional regulator codes for MGETTLHIQVRDMLKRPVFRKAEVLASDRALERYVRWVHIMEVPEVGDLLNGGELVLTTGIGWQEGEQQGLSFLRQLIARGAAGLCMELGDHTKSQLGAMKEIAVAADFPLIWFHEQVRYIDITQDLHFTLIRSHQRMIAELDNLTTSFNQLLLNGDGVQPLLRLLSRTTGCAVALYPLEGEASSVPYCSPEQLEIRRQDWFLQRGRSDHEDISKEVPLTGNTCHPFYIPVQALDYTFADLVLMHQKLPEDDSNIPLNPSDEFVIQALERCAAAIAQDWMRTKYMEEKRRYKEDMWVIDWLNGHHSTKEIHEYVSTANPLLATSKASIILFDSNPAYTDSLRLQKILIQRNIVARSVFARENFTLYSTVLNHQIILIILDPLPGSQRKSSLWRCIEQLQQHEQEQTHRLFSGLFAIGHSCANLSRLKDSLESAKETLRIQKDIGEMKQPFYSNLHCYRIIANMKQSGNLEDFIEEYLGPLIRYDMEKGGQLLRTLKQYFVLCCSKQETATALYIVRQTLYHRLDKIEALLGEDYILPEKRVAIELAIYAYEYVHGPIA; via the coding sequence GTGGGGGAGACAACGCTACATATTCAAGTCAGAGACATGTTAAAACGTCCCGTGTTTCGCAAGGCAGAAGTCCTGGCGAGTGATCGTGCGCTGGAGCGGTACGTTCGCTGGGTTCATATCATGGAGGTTCCAGAGGTAGGAGATTTGCTCAATGGCGGGGAATTGGTGCTGACGACAGGCATTGGCTGGCAGGAAGGTGAGCAGCAAGGTCTGTCTTTTCTGCGTCAGTTAATTGCACGTGGGGCTGCGGGACTCTGCATGGAACTGGGGGATCACACCAAGTCGCAGCTCGGTGCCATGAAAGAAATTGCAGTGGCAGCGGATTTCCCACTGATCTGGTTCCACGAACAAGTCCGTTATATTGATATTACGCAAGACCTGCATTTCACCCTGATTCGCAGTCATCAGCGGATGATCGCCGAACTCGATAATCTCACCACCTCGTTTAACCAACTTCTTCTGAATGGAGATGGCGTACAACCCTTACTTCGATTACTATCACGAACAACCGGATGTGCCGTGGCGTTATACCCACTTGAAGGGGAAGCGAGTAGCGTTCCCTATTGCTCACCAGAGCAGCTGGAGATTCGTAGGCAGGATTGGTTTTTGCAGCGAGGACGATCGGATCATGAAGATATTTCGAAGGAAGTCCCACTAACCGGTAACACTTGCCATCCATTCTATATACCTGTTCAGGCGTTGGACTACACCTTTGCCGACCTTGTGCTGATGCACCAAAAACTGCCGGAGGATGATTCAAATATCCCCCTCAATCCTTCGGATGAATTCGTCATTCAGGCACTGGAACGGTGCGCGGCCGCGATTGCCCAGGACTGGATGCGAACCAAATACATGGAAGAGAAACGCCGCTATAAGGAAGATATGTGGGTCATCGACTGGCTTAACGGACATCACTCCACGAAGGAAATCCATGAATATGTCTCCACGGCCAATCCCCTTCTTGCAACGAGCAAAGCGAGCATTATCCTATTCGACAGCAACCCCGCATACACAGACAGTCTCAGACTTCAGAAGATATTAATCCAACGCAACATCGTCGCCCGTTCCGTGTTCGCTCGGGAGAACTTCACCCTCTACAGCACCGTTCTGAACCACCAGATCATTCTGATCATTCTCGACCCACTACCTGGATCTCAACGCAAAAGCAGTCTCTGGCGCTGCATTGAACAATTACAGCAGCACGAGCAGGAACAGACCCACCGTCTCTTCTCAGGTCTGTTCGCTATCGGTCATAGCTGCGCGAATCTCTCCCGGCTAAAGGATAGTCTGGAATCCGCAAAAGAGACACTGCGGATTCAGAAGGACATCGGCGAGATGAAGCAGCCCTTTTACAGTAATCTTCATTGTTATCGTATCATTGCCAACATGAAGCAGAGCGGTAATCTGGAAGATTTCATTGAAGAATATCTGGGTCCTCTTATCCGTTATGATATGGAGAAAGGAGGCCAATTACTGCGCACACTCAAGCAATATTTCGTATTATGCTGCTCCAAGCAAGAGACGGCTACCGCTCTTTATATTGTCAGACAGACACTCTATCACCGTTTGGACAAAATCGAAGCGCTTCTGGGAGAAGATTATATCCTCCCCGAAAAGCGAGTTGCGATTGAGCTCGCGATCTATGCGTATGAGTACGTACACGGCCCGATCGCATGA
- a CDS encoding multidrug efflux SMR transporter — MNRNWLYVFIGGLIEIVWVSGLKHASNAWEWTLTGIAIVISFGLIIAASKRLPVGTVYAVFTGIGTAGTVLTEMVLFGEPFRLAKVLLIGLLLCGVIGLKLVTDQQEAKGGAV; from the coding sequence ATGAACCGCAACTGGTTATATGTATTTATCGGTGGCCTTATTGAGATTGTCTGGGTAAGCGGGCTGAAACATGCCTCGAATGCCTGGGAGTGGACTTTGACGGGGATTGCCATCGTGATCAGCTTTGGACTGATCATTGCTGCTTCCAAAAGACTGCCTGTCGGTACGGTGTATGCCGTCTTTACGGGAATTGGTACGGCGGGTACCGTCCTTACGGAAATGGTACTGTTCGGCGAACCGTTCCGCCTGGCCAAAGTATTGCTCATTGGATTGTTGCTCTGCGGCGTAATCGGACTGAAACTGGTTACGGATCAGCAAGAAGCCAAAGGAGGTGCAGTATAA
- a CDS encoding TetR/AcrR family transcriptional regulator: MTAQSIRDAALFHFARDGYEGASLRAIADEVGIKKPSIYAHFSCKDDLFLHTLAFAFHEVTRHTLEYFRDHEDLPLEQRLKGLLIWFEQEYNAHASARLMLRNCFYPPLSLYSEVMDLVYPFIDGMERALTRLLQRAMRHGDIPPIPAEQAAIAFMTFLDGITVEIIYGSSRRYKRRLEASWPVFWHGIHHLNEEARSVVPEGDSTS; the protein is encoded by the coding sequence ATGACTGCACAATCCATTCGGGATGCAGCCCTGTTCCATTTTGCTAGAGATGGCTATGAGGGGGCTTCACTACGAGCTATAGCTGATGAAGTCGGGATTAAAAAACCGTCCATATATGCACATTTCAGCTGCAAGGATGACTTATTTTTACACACCCTGGCGTTTGCTTTTCACGAAGTAACACGGCACACACTCGAATATTTCCGTGATCATGAGGATCTGCCATTGGAGCAGAGGCTGAAGGGCTTGCTGATTTGGTTCGAACAAGAATACAATGCCCATGCGTCAGCCCGCTTGATGCTGCGCAATTGTTTCTATCCACCACTTTCCCTGTATAGCGAAGTGATGGATCTGGTGTATCCGTTTATCGATGGTATGGAACGTGCGTTGACTCGTTTGCTGCAACGTGCAATGCGTCATGGAGATATTCCGCCCATTCCTGCGGAACAGGCTGCCATTGCATTCATGACGTTTCTCGACGGGATTACCGTGGAGATCATCTATGGAAGTTCCCGTCGGTACAAGAGACGGTTGGAAGCATCTTGGCCTGTCTTCTGGCATGGCATTCATCATCTGAACGAAGAGGCACGAAGTGTTGTGCCGGAAGGAGATTCAACATCATGA